One Longimicrobium terrae DNA segment encodes these proteins:
- a CDS encoding FAD-dependent oxidoreductase: protein MNNERTPAGRVRVIGYTWSPRGHEVRDFLARSRIPYLWIDYEHNEAARAEVAELGLGTRSLPLLRFSDGTDLVDPSDEELAEKVGLQTEPGAPFYDLIIVGGGPAGLAAAVYGASEGLRVVLIDREAPGGQAGMSEAIENYLGFPDGLRGSELAERSVRQATRFGAEIVVARDVVGLADDEPNRVVTLDDGSTLAAHAVLLALGVSWRMLEAPGCDRLIGRGVYYGGAAAAIPTCRERDVLMLGAGNSAGQAALYLARYAKSVTMVAPEAEFSDKMSEYLLGRIERTANIHLRPHSKVTDVSGDELLERVTVEDVDSGEQEVVETSTLFVYIGAAPRTEWLDGVLERDEHGFVLAGPDLEGRVEWPLERPRELLETSMPGVFVAGDVRSGSVKRVGAAVGEGSMAIQFIHNHLRS, encoded by the coding sequence ATGAACAACGAACGAACGCCGGCGGGGCGCGTCCGCGTCATCGGATACACCTGGTCGCCGCGCGGCCACGAGGTGCGCGACTTTCTGGCGCGCAGTCGCATTCCGTATCTATGGATCGACTACGAGCACAACGAAGCCGCACGCGCCGAAGTCGCCGAACTCGGCCTGGGGACGCGCTCGCTGCCGCTGCTGCGCTTCAGCGACGGCACCGATCTGGTGGACCCGAGCGACGAGGAGCTGGCGGAAAAGGTCGGGCTGCAGACGGAGCCCGGGGCGCCGTTCTACGACCTGATCATCGTGGGCGGCGGGCCGGCGGGGCTGGCCGCCGCGGTCTACGGTGCCAGCGAAGGGCTGCGCGTGGTGCTCATTGACCGCGAGGCGCCCGGCGGGCAGGCGGGAATGAGCGAGGCGATTGAAAACTACCTCGGCTTTCCCGACGGCCTGCGCGGCAGCGAGCTTGCGGAGCGCAGCGTGCGGCAGGCCACGCGGTTCGGCGCGGAGATCGTGGTGGCGCGCGACGTGGTGGGGCTGGCGGATGACGAGCCCAACCGCGTGGTCACGCTGGATGACGGATCGACGCTCGCCGCGCACGCCGTTCTGCTCGCGCTGGGCGTGTCGTGGCGGATGCTGGAGGCTCCCGGCTGCGACCGGCTGATCGGCCGCGGCGTGTACTACGGCGGGGCGGCCGCCGCGATCCCGACCTGCCGCGAGCGCGACGTGCTGATGCTGGGCGCGGGCAACTCGGCGGGGCAGGCGGCGCTGTACCTGGCCCGCTACGCCAAGTCGGTGACGATGGTGGCGCCCGAGGCGGAGTTTTCCGACAAGATGTCGGAGTACCTGCTGGGCCGCATCGAGCGTACGGCCAACATCCACCTGCGCCCGCACAGCAAGGTGACGGACGTGTCGGGAGATGAACTGCTGGAGCGCGTCACGGTGGAGGACGTGGACAGTGGCGAACAGGAGGTGGTGGAAACCAGCACGCTCTTCGTGTACATCGGCGCGGCGCCGCGGACGGAGTGGCTGGATGGCGTGCTGGAGCGCGACGAGCACGGGTTCGTGCTGGCCGGGCCGGATCTGGAGGGTCGCGTGGAGTGGCCGCTGGAACGCCCGCGCGAGCTGCTGGAGACCAGCATGCCCGGCGTGTTCGTGGCGGGTGACGTGCGGAGCGGGTCGGTAAAGCGCGTGGGCGCGGCGGTGGGGGAGGGGTCGATGGCCATCCAGTTCATCCACAATCACCTGCGAAGCTAA
- a CDS encoding lamin tail domain-containing protein yields MSRSRTLAAVRALALALLTATAAACGDDSPSEPPALTTLRITLPDSALAMGQTTTATVAGLDQDSAPIATGAVTWASSAETVASVTPAGVVTAVAAGSAEIIATAGATTARRTVKVAAPAPIRINEVESNGGSPGDWAELINPTGAAVDVSGWIFRDNDPTHTYRLPAGTSIPAGGYLVLEEAAFGFGLGGAEDARLFNPFEVPVDSYTWTAHAPVTYARCPNGSGPFAASATSTKGTANDCRPLVKINEVESSGGTPGDWIELYNAGATVVSLGGFVLRDNDDTHTYTLAAGTTLAPGAFLVVEEAALGFGLGAGDAARLFDAAGALIDGFEWTAHAAVTYGRCPDGAGIAVATTAATKGTANNCTPAGPVTSPWPGSNEVETVDGTAVFGGNLSGLTYEGAAGGRPAYLWAVRNGPGTLYRMVASGGNWIPDPADGWGSGKALRYPDGLGNPDAEGVTFAGGGSAGGIYVATERNNDASTISRNVVLRFDPAQAGTTLRATHAWDLTADLPVVGANLGIEAVSWIPDADLVARGFFDEAKGRAYAPADYADHGTGIFFVGVEANGIIYAYALNHATGAATRIATIATGFPGVMGLEYDATNGALWATCDDGCGNTAGILEIDTASGSAGRGRFLAPRRFARPTGLPNLNNEGFAFAPVLECSGGLRPVFWADDGETGGHSIRRGYLPCGRVAVSTIRAR; encoded by the coding sequence GTGTCCCGTTCTCGCACCCTCGCGGCCGTGCGCGCACTCGCGCTCGCGCTCCTGACCGCCACCGCGGCCGCCTGCGGCGACGACTCGCCCAGCGAGCCGCCGGCGCTCACCACCCTCCGCATCACCCTTCCCGACAGCGCGCTTGCGATGGGCCAGACCACCACGGCCACCGTGGCCGGGCTGGACCAGGACAGCGCCCCCATCGCCACCGGCGCCGTCACCTGGGCCAGCAGCGCCGAGACCGTGGCCTCCGTCACCCCCGCGGGCGTGGTGACCGCGGTCGCGGCGGGATCGGCGGAGATCATCGCCACGGCCGGCGCAACCACGGCGCGCCGGACGGTGAAGGTGGCCGCCCCGGCGCCCATCCGCATCAACGAGGTGGAAAGCAACGGCGGATCGCCCGGCGACTGGGCGGAGCTCATCAACCCCACTGGCGCCGCCGTCGACGTGTCCGGCTGGATCTTTCGCGACAACGATCCCACGCACACCTACCGGCTGCCGGCGGGCACCAGCATCCCCGCGGGCGGCTACCTGGTGCTGGAAGAGGCGGCGTTCGGCTTCGGCCTGGGCGGCGCGGAGGATGCCCGCCTCTTCAACCCGTTCGAGGTCCCGGTGGATTCTTATACCTGGACCGCGCACGCCCCCGTCACCTACGCGCGCTGCCCCAACGGCTCCGGTCCGTTTGCCGCCAGCGCCACGTCCACCAAGGGCACGGCCAACGACTGCCGCCCGCTGGTGAAGATCAACGAAGTGGAATCCAGCGGGGGCACGCCGGGCGACTGGATCGAGCTGTACAACGCGGGCGCCACGGTGGTGAGCCTGGGCGGCTTCGTGCTGCGCGACAACGACGACACGCACACCTACACCCTCGCCGCCGGAACCACGCTCGCGCCCGGCGCGTTCCTGGTGGTGGAAGAGGCCGCGCTCGGCTTCGGGCTGGGCGCGGGCGACGCGGCGCGCCTGTTTGACGCGGCCGGCGCGCTGATCGACGGGTTCGAGTGGACGGCGCACGCCGCGGTCACCTACGGACGCTGCCCGGACGGCGCGGGCATCGCGGTCGCCACGACGGCGGCCACCAAGGGCACGGCCAACAACTGCACGCCGGCGGGCCCCGTCACCTCGCCGTGGCCGGGGAGCAACGAGGTGGAAACCGTGGACGGCACCGCGGTCTTTGGCGGCAACCTGAGCGGCCTCACGTACGAGGGCGCGGCCGGCGGGCGCCCCGCGTACCTGTGGGCGGTGCGCAACGGGCCCGGCACGCTGTACCGCATGGTCGCCAGTGGCGGCAACTGGATTCCTGACCCGGCGGACGGCTGGGGCTCGGGCAAGGCGCTGCGCTACCCCGACGGGCTGGGCAACCCGGACGCGGAGGGCGTCACCTTCGCGGGCGGCGGCTCGGCGGGCGGGATCTACGTGGCCACCGAGCGCAACAATGACGCGAGCACCATCAGCCGCAACGTGGTGCTGCGCTTTGATCCGGCGCAGGCGGGAACCACGCTTCGCGCCACGCACGCGTGGGACCTCACGGCGGACCTGCCCGTGGTGGGCGCCAACCTGGGCATCGAGGCGGTCAGCTGGATTCCGGACGCGGACCTGGTGGCCCGCGGCTTCTTTGATGAGGCCAAGGGGCGGGCCTACGCCCCCGCGGACTACGCGGACCACGGAACCGGGATCTTCTTCGTGGGCGTGGAGGCCAACGGAATCATCTACGCCTACGCGCTCAACCACGCCACGGGCGCGGCCACGCGCATCGCCACGATCGCAACCGGCTTTCCTGGCGTGATGGGGCTGGAGTACGATGCCACCAACGGCGCGCTGTGGGCCACCTGCGACGACGGGTGCGGCAACACGGCGGGGATTCTGGAGATCGACACCGCGTCGGGCTCGGCGGGACGCGGGCGCTTTCTGGCCCCGCGCCGCTTTGCCCGCCCCACGGGGCTGCCCAACCTGAACAACGAGGGATTCGCCTTTGCGCCCGTGCTGGAGTGCTCCGGCGGGCTGCGGCCGGTGTTCTGGGCGGATGACGGCGAAACCGGCGGCCACTCCATCCGCCGCGGCTATCTTCCCTGCGGCCGCGTGGCCGTCTCCACCATCCGCGCACGCTGA
- a CDS encoding SH3 domain-containing protein, whose product MQTLFTAHARLYPPVFRVDTMAPLLALILFISMLALVLSMARHAAARAGSARPRTGMRAALIRAGSLAITVGALTACGETSEPASTALATVLDFPVPAAHAATRSGFLPAAESPSLTTLYAHSAIRIRSRPSRSASIVRTLRAGDSVTVADPEDGWSAVLERGDTTGYVSRATNSLRASRRGTIQPLMGSGNAYQPSGHGSSGSRVYHRGPKGGCYYYTGSGNKQYVARSVCD is encoded by the coding sequence ATGCAGACACTTTTCACCGCTCACGCCCGTCTTTATCCACCCGTTTTCCGCGTTGATACGATGGCTCCGCTCCTTGCTCTCATCCTGTTCATCTCCATGCTGGCGCTTGTCCTTTCGATGGCTCGACATGCCGCGGCACGCGCCGGGTCCGCGCGCCCGCGCACCGGGATGCGCGCGGCACTGATCCGCGCGGGCTCCCTCGCGATCACCGTGGGCGCGCTCACCGCGTGCGGCGAAACGTCCGAACCCGCATCCACGGCGCTCGCCACGGTTCTGGATTTCCCCGTGCCGGCGGCCCATGCGGCAACGCGTTCCGGGTTTCTCCCGGCAGCCGAATCCCCTTCCCTGACCACGCTTTACGCCCATTCCGCAATCCGCATCCGCTCGCGGCCGTCTCGTAGCGCCAGCATCGTCCGCACGCTTCGCGCAGGCGATTCCGTCACCGTGGCGGACCCGGAGGATGGCTGGTCGGCGGTGCTGGAGCGTGGGGATACGACCGGCTACGTGTCGCGGGCCACGAACAGCCTTCGCGCCTCGCGTCGGGGTACGATCCAGCCGCTGATGGGCTCCGGAAACGCCTATCAACCGTCAGGGCATGGCAGCTCCGGCTCGCGAGTCTACCACAGGGGCCCGAAAGGCGGCTGCTACTACTACACGGGTTCGGGTAATAAACAGTACGTGGCTCGCTCCGTGTGCGACTGA